From the genome of Globicephala melas chromosome 16, mGloMel1.2, whole genome shotgun sequence, one region includes:
- the TECTB gene encoding beta-tectorin, producing the protein MVMKAFVLLAVFAEASARSCAPNKADVILVFCYPKTIIAKIPECPYGWEVYQLALGGLCYNGVHEAGYYLFVIPDLSPKNKSYCGTQSEYKPPIYHFYNHIVSNDSTVIVKNQPVNYSFSCSYHSTYLVNQAAFDQRVATVHVKNGSMGTFESQLSLNFYTNAKFTIKREAPFTLETYEIGSDLFAGVEAKGLSIRFKVVLNSCWATPSADFMYPLQWQLISKGCPTDETVIVYENGKGHRATFQFNAFRFQNIPKLSKVWLHCETFICDSEKLSCPVTCDKRKRLLQDQTGGVLVVELSLRSRGSSGLYSFSDVLYHLIVMLGVCAVL; encoded by the exons ATGGTGATGAAGGCCTTCGTCCTGTTGGCTGTCTTTGCAGAAGCCTCTGCGAGATCTTGCGCTCCAAATAAAGCAG ATGTCATTCTTGTGTTTTGTTACCCGAAAACAATCATCGCCAAAATCCCAGAGTGTCCCTATGGATGGGAAGTGTACCAGCTGGCGCTTGGCGGGCTATGTTACAATGGGGTCCACGAAGCAGGTTACTACCTATTTGTCATCCCAGATTTGTCACCTAAAAACAAGTCCTATTGTGGAACCCAGTCCGAG taCAAGCCCCCCATCTACCACTTCTACAACCACATTGTTTCCAATGACAGCACCGTGATCGTAAAGAACCAGCCTGTGAACTACTCTTTCTCCTGCTCCTACCACTCCACCTACTTGGTGAACCAGGCTGCCTTTGACCAGAG AGTGGCCACTGTTCATGTGAAGAACGGGAGCATGGGCACATTTGAAAGCCAATTGTCTCTCAACTTCTACACT AATGCCAAGTTCACCATTAAGAGGGAAGCGCCTTTTACCCTGGAGACATACGAAATCGGTTCAGATCTGTTTGCAGGAGTAGAAGCCAAAGGGTTAAGCATTAG GTTTAAAGTGGTTTTGAACAGCTGCTGGGCCACACCTTCGGCTGACTTCATGTATCCCTTGCAGTGGCAGCTAATCAGCAAGGG CTGCCCTACGGATGAAACAGTCATCGTGTATGagaatgggaaaggccacagggCAACCTTCCAATTCAATGCTTTCCGGTTCCAGAACATCCCCAAATTGTCCAAGGTGTGGTTACACTGTGAGACTTTCATCTGTGACAGTGAGAAGCTCTCCTGCCCAGTG actTGTGACAAACGAAAACGCCTCCTCCAGGACCAGACTGGGGGCGTCCTGGTCGTCGAGCTCTCCCTCCGTA GTAGGGGATCCTCCGGTCTCTATAGCTTCTCAG ATGTTCTCTATCACCTCATCGTGATGCTGGGGGTTTGTGCTGTGTTATAA